Part of the Sulfobacillus acidophilus DSM 10332 genome, AGCCGTGATTCATGACGCTACCGTAAAACGTCAGGTCTTCTCCAGTCATCCAATGTGTGATCAGCTCGGCGGCATATTGAAAAGGCGGGTGTCTCGGAAAAGTAAAATCTTCGCGAATACCCTCGGTTTTATAGGCCTCGAAGTCGCGGAGATAGTTGGCGCTTCGCCGCAGCAGTTCGCCAAGGGGAATGCCCAGGCGCCGAATCTCGTCGGGGTGAGTTATGAACCAAGGACCGTATTCGGCGTTATGTTCGCTCGACTCGGTCACGAAATAGCCGAACGCTTTCATTAATTCGAATCGCACCGCATCCTTTCGCCAGGTCTCGGGATCATCGGCCAACGATCTCAATGTCGGGTATAGGTCCCGGCCCTCCGCCTCCAATCGGAGAACCCACGCCATGTGGTTAATGCCGGCGGTCATCCAGTTTAACCGGTCCGGCGGAATTTCAAGGTAGCGGGACAAAGTGTCCGCGGTGGTGCGAGGACTTTCACATAGCCCGTACGCCTGGATGCCGCTGATCCTGGCAATTGCCATGACGACCATGGACAACGGGTTCGTGTAGTTTAACAAGACGGCCTCCGGACATACGTCTTCCATATCTCGGACCAAATCAAGCACCACCGGAATGGTCCGAAGCGCACGGAAAATCCCGCCGACCCCCAGGGTATCCCCGATAGTCTGGACGATCCCGTACCGTTCGGGTATGTCAAAATCCCGTCGGGTCGCCTCAAATCCGCCTACTTGAACCACGTTGATTACAAAATCCGCCCCCTGCAAAGCTTCCCGTTGCGTATCAACGGTCACCGCCCGAGGTGTTACGTGAAGTTGACGGCCGATTTCCTGAACCAGACGATACGAAATCCGTAACCGGTCGGCATCGATATCAAATAACCGCCATTCAATCCGGTCCGCCTGGGGATGTAATAATAGATTCCATATCAAATCACGGGTAAAATGCATGCTTCCGGCGCCGACGAGCGTAATTTTCACCATTCTGATCTCCTGTTCCCCGGTTAGCTAAACGATGCGGGCAGATAGTCGCGGTTGATCTCGAGCATTTCGTCAATGATTTGGTCCGACATGTCGGCGTCGGGAAATAACGGGTGAACCAGCAAGGCCTGTCGCAAAGCCTTCTTGCTGCGTTCTTGGGCAGCGTCAAGCAATAACCGGTAATATTCCGCCATGGTAATGATTAAAGGAGCGGCATAATGCGGCAACGGACCCGTCTCGATAGGCAACACCCGACCCTGCTTGATCATCACAGGAATCTCCACGGCGGTGTCATCCGGCAACTCCGCCAGAACGCCATTATTCCGCACATTCACGTAATGTATGGTATCGTCGTTCCGATATAAGCTTAACATCAACCGGACAACCACCAAGGAATAACCAAACCCTCCACGTGACCTCAACAAGTCGGGCACCTGATCGACGGCCGGATCGCTGTACAGCCGGAGCAATTCTTGTTCGATTTGCAAGACCTCCTCTCCGCGGGTTTTTTCGGCCTGTAGCAATTTGTTCATGATTCGCTGCCCGTGAAAGTAATATTGATAATATGGATTGAATACGGCCGGGAACGCCTCAATCACGTGATGACTAAACGGCATGGGAAATTTATAGGGTTCCACCCGTGGCAGCAGGTCGGGCAGAATGTCGCGACCGTCGAGGTAAATGGCGTCCGTGACCGTCAGGTGGTTCAACCCGCGAGTCTGCATATAGAAGGCCTCAGGCGGTTCATGATATATGTCGCCAAGATATTGGCCCAGAATAACGGGCACATTACAAACGCCAATGGTGCGGGAAATGCCGAGCCGTAATAAATATTCCGTAAGAGGTCCCGCCGGATTGGCAAAATTCATCACATACGCGTTCGGGGCCAGGGTCCGTATGAGTCCAGCAATGTCCTCATAAATTTTAATGCTCCGCAAAAACGTCCCTAATCCGCACACCGATACGGTTTCGACAAACGGCACGCGATATTTTAGCCCAATTTTTTCGTCAGTGATTCTTCCCGCCTGATCCCCGGCGCGCAGTTGAATGAGAATGTAATCCGCGTCTTTAATGGCCTCTTGATAATCCTGGGTCACGCGTATGGGAAAACTTACCCCGGCGCGTGCCACAATCCTTTGCGCGATGCCTAGTAAAATTTCGACCCGCGGCAGATTAATGTCCATGAGCACCATTTCCTTTACGGGCATCTCCCGATAGGAACGGGCCAGCAGATCGACCAATTCCGGCGTAAATACGCTTCCACCGCCGATTACGCCCACTTTCACCGGTCTTAAGGTCATGTGACGTTTCTCCCCTCTTATGTGCTGTGCCGGCGATTCATTGTGTTCAACAGTTGCCGGCCGATTTGAAGGCTGACTGCCATGGTGTCCTGGCACGCGTCGGGATGATGGTCATCCCACCGAAAGAACCTACTGAGATAATCGACAGAAGGATTGTCCTTCGGTTCCACGGTAAAAGAGCGATAGGAAAACGCCCGGATCCCCTCGTCGACTCCCCGATAGACGCCCGCGCCCACTCCTGCCAACAGTGCAGCGCCTAACGCCGTAGCATCGGCAACCTCGGGAACAGATAGCGGAATTTGAAAGAAGTCGGCTTTCCGTTGTAACCATAACGGATTTCGGATACCGCCGCCCGTCACCACCACCCGCTGGGGTTGGACCCCCACGAACGACGCCAACGTCATGAGTGCTTCAAGGCTAAGATAATTCAAGGCATCAACCACGGCCCGGATTACATGCGGCGCTTGATGTGTGTGACTCAATCCCAAAAACGCGCCTTCCGAATAGATACATCGTTCGGGAAACAACCGCCCGAACAGAAACGGAGCAAACACCAGGTTTTTCATGTCGCGTTCATCAAGGCCCAGGGCCAGTCGGTTCAGGTCTTGCCACTGCTCGTCGTCATTGCGGACCAAAAGATGTCGGATCCATTCCAATTGGCCACCTGCCACCATTTGAAACATATAGGACAACATGCCCGGATAAACATGAGAATCCACTAT contains:
- a CDS encoding alpha-galactosidase (PFAM: Family 4 glycosyl hydrolase; Family 4 glycosyl hydrolase C-terminal domain~COGs: COG1486 Alpha-galactosidase/6-phospho-beta-glucosidase family 4 of glycosyl hydrolase~InterPro IPR001088~KEGG: bcl:ABC0732 alpha-galactosidase~PFAM: Glycoside hydrolase, family 4~PRIAM: Alpha-galactosidase~SPTR: Glycoside hydrolase) — encoded protein: MVKITLVGAGSMHFTRDLIWNLLLHPQADRIEWRLFDIDADRLRISYRLVQEIGRQLHVTPRAVTVDTQREALQGADFVINVVQVGGFEATRRDFDIPERYGIVQTIGDTLGVGGIFRALRTIPVVLDLVRDMEDVCPEAVLLNYTNPLSMVVMAIARISGIQAYGLCESPRTTADTLSRYLEIPPDRLNWMTAGINHMAWVLRLEAEGRDLYPTLRSLADDPETWRKDAVRFELMKAFGYFVTESSEHNAEYGPWFITHPDEIRRLGIPLGELLRRSANYLRDFEAYKTEGIREDFTFPRHPPFQYAAELITHWMTGEDLTFYGSVMNHGLIDNIMPTIAVEVPCVLTQGEIFPVHVGPLPDVLAALNNRAGAIQDLTVQAVLRRNREDLYHALLLDPVVSSRLTVDQTVSLANELLEAHKGIVPELKTRRVFGNTSFSGEGT
- a CDS encoding 6-phospho-beta-glucosidase (PFAM: Family 4 glycosyl hydrolase; Family 4 glycosyl hydrolase C-terminal domain~COGs: COG1486 Alpha-galactosidase/6-phospho-beta-glucosidase family 4 of glycosyl hydrolase~InterPro IPR001088~KEGG: thx:Thet_0308 glycoside hydrolase family 4~PFAM: Glycoside hydrolase, family 4~PRIAM: 6-phospho-beta-glucosidase~SPTR: Glycoside hydrolase family 4); translated protein: MTLRPVKVGVIGGGSVFTPELVDLLARSYREMPVKEMVLMDINLPRVEILLGIAQRIVARAGVSFPIRVTQDYQEAIKDADYILIQLRAGDQAGRITDEKIGLKYRVPFVETVSVCGLGTFLRSIKIYEDIAGLIRTLAPNAYVMNFANPAGPLTEYLLRLGISRTIGVCNVPVILGQYLGDIYHEPPEAFYMQTRGLNHLTVTDAIYLDGRDILPDLLPRVEPYKFPMPFSHHVIEAFPAVFNPYYQYYFHGQRIMNKLLQAEKTRGEEVLQIEQELLRLYSDPAVDQVPDLLRSRGGFGYSLVVVRLMLSLYRNDDTIHYVNVRNNGVLAELPDDTAVEIPVMIKQGRVLPIETGPLPHYAAPLIITMAEYYRLLLDAAQERSKKALRQALLVHPLFPDADMSDQIIDEMLEINRDYLPASFS